In Plectropomus leopardus isolate mb chromosome 17, YSFRI_Pleo_2.0, whole genome shotgun sequence, the DNA window AAGTTGGCACTGAAGAGGTGCTTAGGTTTATAACAGAGCCAACTACTTTTAGAGTGCCAAAATAGCACACCTAATGGGACCAACACGGGGGTCAGTGGTGAAGCAAAATACTTAAACCTGCAATCACTGATTTTTTGGCCACCTTTGAAGTTAAAGTTGGCAAACTTGTTAGCAAAGagttgcttatttacacatgcagcagttacagagcaacattatcattcatttggagtcttgtttgtgtccacctgatcaatctaccttgtaccttgtaagTTCAATATTCACTCCCTTTTAGCTTTTGCGTTTTTTTGTTGAAAGCAGCTGCCTGCTGTGGCCTGCTCATTTATCCACTCTTATGCACAGTATTTTCCAAacactttttgcaaaaaaaaacaacttagtaCTGGCGTCTGACTTTGAAGACAGCATAGgtaagttttactttcaattGAGTTATAAATAGTAcggttttaatgaaaatgcatgtgtttgagaagcACTAAGCatacagctggataaatgaCACTTACTGCGCCAGTTGTGTGAGCATTTGTAGAcagatggttttttttgttgtgaaactTACTTCACAGGTTCAAGTTAACACAGCATGGCTAAAGCCCCCTTTTCcaactgcacaaaaaagccaCTAACACCTGCCAACTTTTGtatgtaatgggaaaggttacaatctgTATTCACACCctggtcaaatgactctgcagtagtcatgaGTATTCATCGGCTCCCGGCTATTATTGGCAGCGACGGAAATACAAAACCAGGGTAAATGCGCTATCCCCCTTACCGGCAAGATGCAATAACGCTgcattacaaaaattaaaataaataaataaataaataaaataaaaaaacagcatgcttgtctgctgcagagctgtgttcACAACTCTGGTCTACAGGCAATGGGACTATAtgagtctatagcctattttagTGGGTTTTCCGTGTTTAATTTTGTTGGAAAAAGCGTATAACTGATTTATAAAAGGGTCTTTTTTTGGGGCGAAAATAAATCTTTCTACATGTATAGTGAACATTTAGGAGAAATTTGTTTCTGATTTATAATGGAAAATCTGGCTGACATGGTGTTTCCTTCAAACATGGAAAATGGTAACATGATGACCATAATTCAGCTGCATTCAGTTCTGCTGAAGTCTACACTCTTATATTTTGGCCCAAATTGATAACAATGAAATGCACGTGTTTTTCCGATTGTCCGATTGTTTGGATTATGATCAATATTTCATAATCAATCTTGTTTAAGCTGCTGCTACCAAAATTAAATACTGGGTTTATCCAGCATGACGGCAATTAACTATGTTCCGCAGTTGTGTTGTGGTATCAAAGACATCTGTAGGTGTTATTTAGTGAGAACTATATGTGAGAGTACAGTGCACCTCCAGTGGAGTCTTCCTGTGGTTTGAAGTTTTACGCTTGgatttatttgcatgtaacCGGATAATAAGCCATTCATGcattaaaagtttgtttgctcACAATTCAAAACACATCGATCTCGCACGCTGGCATGAACTTGATGGTCTACTTCCAGTCACAGCAGGGAGAGAAGCAGCTTgccattcaaactgcaaagtGAGCAGAATACAGATGCAGCTAAGAATTTAAAGGATggttgtgtttatgtattttacacTTGTATGTCTAGCTTCTCTTTCCTCAGCAAGTCTGATCTAAGAGGGCATTGTGGATGAGttagttaatgttttttaaccTCACTAGTATAAACATAAGAGCTTTTAAAAACTTGGTGATTAAAACTTCCCtgactccaaatgttaaaatcaaaTACTGCatttaggaagaaaaaaagaaaagaaaaaaagcacaattttaCATAACTCTGTTGACATCTAGGTCTATTGTATAAAGCTTAGAATAAATCCTTACATCCAGGCATAAAGCTCTGAAACACCTACTTACATTTTCTCTggctgaaacagagcagctttaCTCTGCATGTTTATTCAGAGGCACTTTAGATAAATGTAAATAGGCTAACAGcctcatgaaaaaaacagccattttgGGGTTTGTGTTGTTACCCAAATCTCAAATTTCTAATCTCTGAAGAGTCGACAATATGCcatcaaaaatctaaaatcaccAAATTAGGTCAACTGGTAAATGATACATAGAGCAAAAGACAGAGCTGTTAGATTATGCCCATATCAACTGTTACTTTCCTTATTCTTTAGACAGCATGACGTTATTTCAAGGATGGTAAATATAAGCATTCATAAATTGTGAATCCCCCAGTTTGTATGAAATCTCTAAAATTAGGTTAGGTTTAGTTAGGGGAAAGAATCTTGGTTGGCCACTGTCATATTACCTTAAAGGTTCTTTATGTGACATTTAGAACATTACTGTATACAATGGAGacatggcatcctgagcagaggaTTAAATCACACTGTGTGCTGTACTCTGAATTTCTCTGTGGTCAATCCAACCACAGTGTAAGCATGCATGCATGTCAGTGCATGTCTGTACCCCACGGGCTAGCTCATTGCCGCCACTTTGCACTGCACTCATACGCCTGTTATTGCTGATATCATAATGCTGGCATCGCAGAGACATAGTGcccaccctccggtcccccctGTTTAACACCATTAGttctgttagcactgttgccaCTGTATAAGGAGTTAACACTGTTAGTTGCCAGCCACTGCCTCAGTCACCTCCATGACAACTCGTATGCTCTGAATTCCACAGAAAACCCCTTCAAGTGCCTAACATGATGacatgacattttgacatgatgTGACATTATTTGATGGTGTGACGTAAGGTACctacataatgtaaaatatctcaatattgACTTTTGCTTTCACACAGGGTACGAACTCCAGTCTACTGCattaaagtcctgtgtttgtttgacccattcacctccCCAACATCCCTACCTACATGGACTttgtcactctttatactatACGACCTGACTTCCTCCCTCACTCCTATCAGAGAACAGCTTGCAGGGCATAGGTCATGTCATCATAGCCTCAAGGCCCACAATTATGTAGGTTATATATGAATTAcagtgcattactttttatagGTATGAGTTTTCATAGtgaatgagaacagcctggGTTGTTATATGATGTTGTTTaaatgctgtgtttgtttgtttattaagatcccCATTAGCTTCTGTGTTAAACAATAGCTACTTTTCCAGGGGTCtctattattttcaataaaactaTTTCATTTACTagattacataaatacacatccACAACATTCATACTCACAGTTCAACTAAACACAttgcaacacaacacaaattcAAAGACTGTCTAATACATACAGTAGTTCTACATAATGATTTATCTGTTTAATAGCTGAGAAAATAAAGTACCTTGAAACTTATCAGTTAAATCACTAATCACATTTGTTATGCCCAATAGCATAGATTTAGCATTATTCATctattgtctttttgtcttcttccaGTTGGATGATTTGCCCTGCAtttatgtatgtgcatgtgtgtacagtatatggAAATATTGTGATagttgttttggaaatgtccagtaaaataaataaatcagcaatAAGCAAGACGGTGTGTGGGAGTTTGTTACTGCTGTTCCAGAGTCcaacacttaaaataactacaacaaaatctaaaattcCCTCAAAGAGGTGAGTTGACTCAGGAGTTGTTTGGGTAAGAGAAACAGATTCAGAAGTATGTagcatttactttttaatatttcagagaATATACTGATGTTAAATCTAATACAAATAAAGATATCAGTCTAAAGATATCATAAACGTTAAACAGAAGTTTAGAGTAACAGAAACTTTGCTCAAAGATAAAATGCTGCATCTTCAGCCTGGGAAATACAGTGTTCCTAATTTGTGTATTAGTACTTTACTCTGACTCAAACTGAtgaaattgttttggttttccatcTGGGGATGGTGTACTGCAGTGGTTGTGTACAGGCAGCAGGGAGTGCTAAAGGCAAAATCTTGACTTTTCTTCTTCAAGAAAAATGTGAGAATCCCTGAGGAAATTCTGTGCAGGATTGAGAGGGTCAGATAAAGTTTGCTTGCCCCTCAagttcagagtgtgtgtgtttgataaaGTTCTCATAGCAAAGATCTGAGACTCGCGCCAGTCTCAGCAGTCCAAAACACTCCTCCAAATCTTGCTGACAGTGGAGACGAGCGGATAGAGTTAATATGAGAAAGCTAATGAATATGAATGAGGTAAATGAAAGCTGATGAATGTTATCCCTTATCTCCATAAAGATTGGACAATTCCCTTGAACCTCTGCCAAGGACACACACAATAAAGAACAAATTTGAAGAGTTAGCTTGTCTAGCAATTTGATGGACGTTGATAAGGTTACATCACAACGTAGTGATTTATAATGTCTGGATGAGAACGCAGAGTATGATCTGAGTTGAAGCACTGAGGAGGCTGCAGTTCACTTTTTAACAGTTCGTCCATCGTCATgacaattgccaaaaaaatcaatttagaTTTTAGAAGATCTTTTAACAATATCCTGGGGCTAATATACACATTAGagttattaaaatgaatatgtCCATTAGGGTATTTTCTTCCCGAGAGACCACTGCTAGCTGACGAAGAGATATATACCCTCATTTTCCTCTTCATTTTCCTGGTGTCAGATCAATCATGCACCATCCCAACTCAAGGTGAAACCCATCAAAGTGTCATTCCCCCATTGTCAATGATTCACAGGAAACTCCGACACACAGACGGGCAGGCAGGCAAACAGAAAGACAGCATCAACAAGCGAGTTAGAGGGAAACAAACAGCCATGATGCCCGGAGAGATTAATCTGCTTTACTGCCAGTCCTCAAGAGCAAAACAGGGGGGGTGAAATTCACTGTGAACACAAGTCCCAGTCGTAAAATTGACTCATAAACATCATCAGGCCGCATGTAGAAAACGCTGCGATAAGTCTGTCCAATCTCCGAGATAAGATACGTCGGTGAAACTTTGCTCGGGAGCTGTTGGCTGCAGAAACCTCAGGTGGGATGCCAAGAGGTTGGATCCTCTTGTAAATGAGAGTGTTAGCTGGAGGATATAGTCAGTAAAGATTTGAGAAGTGCCTGTGTTCGCCATGCTGTGGACTGCGAGTCTCTGCCTCCTCTGGGCCCCGGCCATCCTCGGAGCTCCGGCgaacaaacagagacagaaggtGCTGCTGATCTCCTTCGATGGATTCCGGTGGGATTATGACCGGGATGTGGACACGCCGCACCTCGACAAAATGGCCAAGGATGGAGTCAAAGCCTTGTATGTCACACCTCCTTACCTCACTATCACCAGTCCTACACACTTCACCCTCTTGACAGGTAAAGTGTTTCATTTTCTACAACAGTGATCCAGTTGGCAGGGGATCTGCATATCATGGCAGAATAGGAAACCTCTCTGAGTTTACTTTGCTGGGATTGAAAAAAAGCCACGGGAAAAAAGGAATTAGTTGTAATTGAATGTCCCAAGGTCCAACAGCTTTTATAGCTGAGTAAGATAATTATGCTTGGATGACTGAGGGAAGAATTCTCTGCTCCCTTTCTTATTTTGACTCTCAAATCATCAGTGCCAGCTAAAAGAAATTTAACTTCCTTGAAATTAAATTCCTCTAATCTCCGAAGTTGGTCATAAGACCTTGTCCAAAAGCGTCATGCCACTCAGCCCGTTAAGTTGATagaatttttaatgtgaatgtgTCACGCTATGAATGAGTGCAAGCAGACTTGACAGTGATTCTCTTCTGTAGGCCGCTACATTGAGAATCATGGGGTAATCCACAACATGTGGTTCAACATCACCAGCACCGAGAAGAAGCCTTACTATCAGACTCAGTTTGTGAATGAGTGGTGGGACAATGGCACTCTGCCTATCTGGATCACAGCACAGAGACAGGTTTGTGCTACACAATTTCCATCTTATCACTGTGAGAGACTGTTTTGCAGTTTACAGCACTAGAAACCATTTCTCTTGACAAAACAGCTTTGAGGGGCTGCTGAATAATTTCAGGTAGATCACCGCAGTTATACTGCAAATTATTTGGCAGGTATAGATGTTAACTGCATACAAATCACAGCTGCTGCTTAAAAGGTTCAGCTGTAggtttcagaaaattaatgaaaatccAGAGACTTCTAATTTTGTTTCCTTGTATGTTGACCCACAGTATGAGCAGATCAGCTCTCTGCATGCTTGTTAACATGTCAGATAGATGTACGTGGGTTTGatgttaatgtatgtttttcctGCCCTTCCAGGGCCTTAAAGCTGGCTCTCTTCACTTCCCTGGCACGGCTTCCAGTTACCAGGGACAGGTTGCTATGGTGCGGGAAGTGGAGCCACTGCTTTACGACTACAAGAACGAAACCGCTTGGCAAGAGAACGTAGACAAGGTGATGGGCTGGTTCAGAGACCAGGATCTGGACTTCGTATCCCTGTACTTTGGTGAGCCTGATGGCACAGGGCACAGATACGGCCCAGACTCCCCGGAGCGTCGGGAGATGGTCAAGCAAGTGGACCGAACAGTGGGTTATATTCGACATTCGGCTGAACAGCACTTGCTTACCGACCGCCTAAACATCATCATAACTGCAGACCATGGCATGACCACAGTGTACCGAAATGGTCTGGTGGAAGAGATCACCCTGAGCAAGATCCCGGGCTTCTCATTCCGTGACCTGTCCTTTCACCTTGTGGACTTCGGCCCCTCTGGGATGCTGTTGCCGAAGCCGGGCAGGCTGGATAAGGTTTACAATGCTTTGAAGGGGGCCCATCCACACCTCCATGTGTACAAGAAGGATGAAATGCCAGAGCGTCTCCACTTTGCCAAAAATGATCGCATCCTCCCCATCATTTTATGGGCCGACCCTGGATATGTGATCAATGGGGTGCGTTGACAGATAGAGTCCAGTTTTCCTCTATATCTTCATTGCTCAAGAACTGGTGGCTTGAGACCTGGGTGGCTAAAGGAAAGCATTTTGCAGTAACACAACTATTAATTGCTACCCAATCACTAAGAGGCAATAGCAATGGTCAGACACATTTTCTCTGACATCACTGACTTGGGTTTAGCCAGAAATGCATCATGGTGGAAAGCTTACAACCATAGAGAGATGTGAAGCAGCAGTTTTCTGCCCACTGCAAGTCCTATTGATTTACCCTTTAAAGTGAACAGTTACCTCAGGTTGCCATTTGTGCCTATCAACTTGCCAAGCTGctgagtgcagctttaaagcagCAGAATGTGAAAACATTACTTTAAATACTGAGTCTACTAATAATGAAAGCTGCtacaacatttacatttcacactGTAATTGCATCAGTACTGACATCAGCTACTAATGATTATGCCATTATACTATTAACTGGTTATAAGGAAAGATGAAGATGAAAGGGCACTGATATACTGATATAGGAAAATAGCCAGATAAACAATGTTTAAGTGCCATCCAGATTATTCTAAAAATATCCTCAAGTCTTCATTGCAGAAATACTTAAATTACCAATTGCATTTTGCTCACAGGAACTGGTGAAACTTCTTAGAACATCTTAGAACATTACAATTTCAATCAAGTGGAGTTGCACGTCCTCAGGATAATCCAGTCCTGTCTGATGACATGCAGTGCTCTCAAATGCTTCATGAAGCCATTCATGTCTCAAAATTCAAAAGTGGCATTTTCATTTGGCTCCACACTCAGTCACTCCACTGGGTGGTAACTTTGCCTCTAAATTTGTCAGTCAGCACTGAGAACCAACAAATCATGAATTAATTTAAAGA includes these proteins:
- the LOC121956211 gene encoding LOW QUALITY PROTEIN: ectonucleotide pyrophosphatase/phosphodiesterase family member 7-like (The sequence of the model RefSeq protein was modified relative to this genomic sequence to represent the inferred CDS: inserted 1 base in 1 codon) yields the protein MLWTASLCLLWAPAILGAPANKQRQKVLLISFDGFRWDYDRDVDTPHLDKMAKDGVKALYVTPPYLTITSPTHFTLLTGRYIENHGVIHNMWFNITSTEKKPYYQTQFVNEWWDNGTLPIWITAQRQGLKAGSLHFPGTASSYQGQVAMVREVEPLLYDYKNETAWQENVDKVMGWFRDQDLDFVSLYFGEPDGTGHRYGPDSPERREMVKQVDRTVGYIRHSAEQHLLTDRLNIIITADHGMTTVYRNGLVEEITLSKIPGFSFRDLSFHLVDFGPSGMLLPKPGRLDKVYNALKGAHPHLHVYKKDEMPERLHFAKNDRILPIILWADPGYVINGYFPVQFHKGEHGFDNQELDMKPFFRAVGPAFHKNLEVGPFETVNIYPLMCHILGIQPEVNDGHLNATKHMLVTSATTQGKDVKILQNIFIGLAAVAVVLVVVFIVMXLHNCKNKR